DNA from Synechococcus elongatus PCC 6301:
TCGCGGTGCTGCTGAGGATCACTACCGGTTGGGAAGCATCTTCCTTGAGAAAAAACTTTACGGCCCGGCGATCGCGCAGTTTCAACTGGCTCTCAAGGACAAAAATTTGACTGATCCGGTAGGTTTAGCTCTGCTCTATAACGCCCTTGGCTATGCCTATGCAGCGCAGGAGCAGTTTGACCTCGCGATTCGGCAGTACAAAGAGGCGCTGGAGCAGCAGCCAGATTACGTGACCGCGCTGAATAACCTTGGCTTTGCCTACGAGAAGAAGCAGTTGCTCAGCCAAGCGATCGCCACCTACGAATCCGTCTTGGCTCTAGAGCCGAATAATCGCACCGCTCAACGGCGATCGCAGAGTTTGCAGCAGCGTGTCTCGCCCTCGACGTAAGCCCAGCGATCGCCTGTAATGTCTGGCCGAGAGCAAGTTGTGGTGCTCTGCAAGTAGGTTAGGACATTTTGTCTGAAGGGTATTGGCTGGGGAGTCAACAGCCGCTGTCCGTGGGGGTGATTGCGCACCCCCACACCCACGCATTGGGGGACTCGACTTCCCCAAGCCCCCCGCAACAAGATTTCGGGTGAGACTGATCGGTGGGGCCGCGATCGCTGCGGGTAAAACTAGCCGGTGATGACCTTCGGTGTGAGGTCAATGGGATCACCCTAAAGCATCCTGTTTAACTTGCTAGATACTGTGCTATTTCCGACTGCAGCCGTTGCCCCAGCCAAGGTGTCAATTGGGCAGCAAGTTCCGTGGGTGTGACGCCCAAGGCTGTCTGCTTCTGCGCGATCGCCTGAGCGGTTCGGCTATGCCACCAAGTCGCGGCGATCGCGGCGGAGACGGCATCTGTTTGCGCCAAGAGTCCAC
Protein-coding regions in this window:
- a CDS encoding tetratricopeptide repeat protein; translated protein: MDGTPTLYLFALIGLLGTAAWFVFRQVLKTRRTEVDFSRLQQQLSQGRGAAEDHYRLGSIFLEKKLYGPAIAQFQLALKDKNLTDPVGLALLYNALGYAYAAQEQFDLAIRQYKEALEQQPDYVTALNNLGFAYEKKQLLSQAIATYESVLALEPNNRTAQRRSQSLQQRVSPST